The Brevibacterium atlanticum genome segment CTCTCGCGCCGGACCAAGAACAACCCTGTGCTCATCGGTGAACCCGGTGTCGGCAAGACCGCTGTGGTCGAGGGGCTGGCCCAGGCTATCGTCAACGGCGATGTGCCCGAGATCCTCACGGACAAGCAGCTCTACACCCTTGACCTCGGTTCGCTGGTCGCCGGCTCGCGCTACCGCGGTGATTTCGAGGAGCGCCTGAAGAAGGTACTCAAGGAGATCCGCACCCGCGGCGACATCATCCTCTTCATCGACGAGATCCACACCTTGGTGGGAGCCGGTGCCGCCGAAGGCGCAATCGATGCCGCATCGATCCTCAAGCCGATGCTGGCTCGCGGAGAGCTGCAGACCATCGGTGCGACCACTCTCGACGAGTACCGCAAGCACATCGAGAAGGATGCCGCCCTCGAGCGTCGTTTCCAGCCCATTCAGGTTCCCGAACCGTCGCTGGCGCATTCGATCGAGATCCTCAAGGGTCTGCGCGACAAGTACGAAGCGCACCACAAGGTCACCGTCACCGACGGTGCCCTCGCAGCCGCGGTGAACATGTCCGATCGCTACATCAACGACCGGTACCTGCCGGACAAGGCGATCGACCTCATCGACGAAGCGGGTGCGAAGCTGCGCATCTCTCGTCTGTCCGTGCCTCAGGAAGTGCGCGACCTGGAGGAGAAGATCCTCGAGGCCCGGCACCGCAAGGAGGCCGCGATCGACGCTCAGGACTTCGAGCTCGCTGCGTCTGAGCGCGATTCCGAGATGAAGCTGGTCAAGGAGAAGGAAGAGCAGACCGAGGCCTGGCGCAAGTCCGGCACCGACACCTCGAAGGTCGTCGACGCCGATCTCATCGCCGAGGTGCTCGCCTCTGCCACCGGCATTCCGATCTTCAAGCTCACCGAGGAAGAGTCCTCGCGCCTGCTGCGGATGGAAGACGAGCTGCACAAGCGCGTCATCGGGCAGAACGATGCGGTCAAGTCGATCTCGCGGGCGATCCGTCGCACCCGAGCCGGCCTGAAGGACCCGAAGCGCCCCTCCGGTTCGTTCATCTTCGCCGGTCCCACCGGTGTCGGCAAGACCGAGCTGGCCAAGGCCCTGGCCGAGTTCCTCTTCGGTGACGAGGACTCGCTCATCAGCCTCGACATGTCGGAGTACTCCGAGAAGCACACCGTTTCGCGACTGTTCGGTTCGCCTCCGGGATACGTCGGTTACGAAGAGGGCGGTCAGCTCACGGAGAAGGTGCGTCGCAAGCCGTTCTCCGTCGTCCTCTTCGACGAGGTGGAGAAGGCCCACTCGGACATCTTCAACTCGCTGCTGCAGATCCTCGAAGACGGTCGTCTCACCGACTCCCAGGGTCGTGAGGTCGACTTCAAGAACACGATCATCATCATGACGACCAACCTCGGTACGCGTGATGTCTCGAGCGGACTCCAGCTCGGCTTCCAGGTCGAGGGCGATACGAAGACGAACTACGACCGGATGAAACAGCGGGTCAACGAAGAGCTCAAGCAGCACTTCCGCCCCGAGTTCCTCAACCGTGTCGATGACACGATCGTGTTCCCGCAGCTGAGCAAGGAAGAGATCATCAAGATCGTCGATCTCTTCCTCGAGCGCCTCGACACCCGACTTGCCGATCAGGGCATGAAGGTCGAGGTCTCGGACGAGGCGAAGACCCTGCTCGCCGAGCGCGGCTACGATCCCGTGCTGGGTGCCCGGCCGCTGCGTCGGACCATCCAGCTCGAGATCGAGGACACCCTGTCCGAGAAGATCCTGTTCAAGGAGATCGGTCGCGGGCAGACCATCAAGGTCGACGTCAAGGGCGAAGGCAAGGACGCAGAGTTCACCTTCGAAGGCGCCGAGACCGAGAGCCTCAAGCCCGAAGACGATGAGGCCGGCGAGCTCGCCGGTGCGGGTTCGGCAAGCTCCGGCGGGTCGTCGGAGACCTCCGCCTGATCGACTGAGTCGAAAAGCGCCCGGGGAGACGGCAGAAGCCGTCTCCCCGGGCGCTTTTCGTGTGCGTGGCAGACGATGGTGTTGAATGAGGACATGAGCTCTTCAGACGCCGGCTTCGACCACGAACAGATCTCCGCGGACCATCATCACAAGCATGAGCTCCCTGGCGGTCTGTACCTGCGTCGCGCTCGGACCAGCGACGTCAAAGGCATCGAAGCACTGGTGGCTCCGTTGGCAGCCGAACGGATCCTGTTGGCCAAGGACACAGTGACCTACTTCGAATCGCTGCAGGAGTTCTGGCTGGTCGTCGATCCTCAGCCCGACGGGTCCGAGGTTCTGGCCGGATGCGGAGCCCTGCACATCATCTGGTCCGACCTCGCCGAGGCGCGCACGGTGGCGACCTCACCCGACTATCGGGGCAGGGGAGTGGGCAAGGCGATCATCCGCCAGCTGCTCACCGATGCTCGCGAGATCGGCGTCGACCGGGTGTTCTGCCTGACGTTCGAAACCGGGTTCTTCGGCTCTCTCGGTTTCGAGCCGATCAAAGGCATACCCGTGTCTCCCGAGGTCTACGTCGAACTCCTCCATTCCACCGACGAAGGTGTGGCGGAGTTCCTCGACCTGGCACGGGTCAAGCCGAACACCCTGGGCAACTCGCGGATGATCAGATACCTCTGACCTCAGCGGGAGGGCAGTCTCAGGCCGTGCCCGTTCCTCTGTGCCAGACCGTCGGTGACGAGGTCGCCGATGAGTCGGGAGATCCTCTCCGCGTCGGTGCTCAGCTCGCGCACTCGGGCCAGCGCGGCCGCGGTCGGCTCATTGAGAGCATCGAAGAGATCGGGGTCGAGTGCGGTCACTGAGGTCGTGAACAGATCGATGTCGATGCCCGGCTGCTCCGCCCCGGCGGCGTGACCGGTCTTGAGCACATCCATGATCGCTCCGCGCAGCTGTCGATCCGTGCCCGCCCACTTCTGAGTCTTCGGCTTCGTCGCCGAGGCTGGCCTGCCCAGTTGGTACCAGGTGCAGAGGTCCTGCAGCGGGCAGGCTGCGCAGTCGGGTTTGCGGGCCGTGCACACGAGAGCGCCGAATTCCATCACCCCGGCGTTCCACTGCACGTGATCGTGTTCGGGGACGAATCCGGAAGCCCAGACGGTCTCCTTCCGGCTCGGTGAGGTGGCGGGGCGTTCCCGCCCGGCGAAGAGGCGGATGAGCACGCGTCGGACGTTCGTGTCCAGAACGGTCGTCTTACGACCGTGGGCGAAGGAGGCGACGGCGGCTGCCGTGTAGGAACCGATCCCCGGCAGCCCTTCGAGCTCCTCGGCGGTGTCGGGAACGGTATTGCCCTTCTCCTCGGCGATGACACGTGCGGCTTCCTGCAGTCGCAGCGCCCGCCGCGGATAGCCCAGACGGTCCCAGCGCTGGAGCACCTCGGCGGTGGGGGCCGCCGCAAGATCTGCCGGCGTCGGCCAGGCTGACATCCACTCCCGCCAGCGCGGTTCGACTCGGGACACCGGAGTCTGCTGCGACATGATCTCGCTGACGAGGACGGCCCAGGCACTGGTCTCGGGATGCCTCCACGGAAGGTCCCGGGCAGCCGATTCGAACCAGGAGATGATCGTTGACTGCACACGTCGGAGCACCGGCTCGGCCACCTCAGGGAAGGGCGAATCCGATGTCGACGGAGTCGATTCGGGACTGACTCGGTGTGTCATTTGGATGCTCATTCGCAATTGCCTAGGCTCAAAGCGATGACTCCTTCCAATCGTGGTTCGCACCCGCAGCGAGCTGCTGGCCAGCCCCGCCAGTCTAGCGGGAAGCTGCCTGCCCACGTGTACCGCAGACGCCGCATTACGCTGGCCGTGTTCAGCCTCGTAGTGCTCGGACTGCTGGTGCTCGGCATCGTCGGCATCGTCAAAGCGATCGGCAGCAGTGGGGGAGACGACGGCGAAGTCTCGGCCGAACCTTCGGAGCAGGAGACGACGACGGCGGCGCCTGTGCCGGATAAGAAGGCCGCGAGCGGCGAGTGCCCCGAGGACAAGATCTCGCTTAAGGCGAAGGTCGACCCGGAATCCGTCAAGGACGGTGACGAGCCCGAGTTCGGGATGGTCATCGAAAACAGCCATGACGCGACCTGCCTCATCGAGGTCGGCACGAAGAAGCAGGAGTTCGTCGTCAAGAAGGACGGCAACGTGGTCTGGTCATCGAAGTACTGCGCCGCATCGAAGGATGAGAACGCTGAGGTCTCGACCGAGTTCGCGCCGCAGTCGGAGAAGACGGCGAAGCTCAAGTGGAATCGTATCCAGGTCGACAAGAATTGCAACAAGACGAACAAGGACTTCGCATCCGGGGACTACGAACTCGTCGTCAAACTCGACGACAAGGCGAGCAAGCCGGCGAAGTTCGAACTGGAGAAGAGCGCCGCCGAGAAGGAGAAAGACGAGAAGGCGGCCGACGAGAAGAAGGCCGAAGAGGACAAGAAGAAAGCCGACGAGGACAAGAAGTCCGATGACGATGAGGGCTGAACCTCACGCTCCGCGGTAGGAACCGACTCCCCACGAATTTCCGTCATGGTCGCGGAAGTCGAACTCGCGGCCGCCGTGCTCCTGCGTCGCCACTGGTCTGACGATGGCGTGCCCCATGTCGACGATCTCCTGGTAGAGGCGGTCGACTTCACGTTCGGTGTCGACGACGACGTAGATCGAGCTGCCGCCGACGGCGTCGAGGGCGGATCCGTCATTGCGGACGGAGCCGATCATGATCCCTCCGGTGTCGCCGAGCGCGAACTCGGCATGCTCGACGACCGTCGGGTCGTCCTCGTTGCGGACCAGCAGACGCTCAGTGAACCCGAGCGTGAGCAGCAGGGAGATCGTGGCCTGCGCATCCGAGGTCCTCAATGCCGGAAAGACTGTCGTGGTCATACCTCCAGGATGCTCTATTCGGGAGCGAAAGTCCCGAACTTTCTCTCATATGGCCCGCGCCGGGTACCCGGGAACCGCGGAATCCGAGGCGGCAATGACCGCCTCGGGCATCGGACCTCGGAACGTCGGTCAGGCGGTCTTGAGCAGGACCTGCACCGCCTCGGCGATGTGCTCGCATTCCTTGATCTTCATATTGTCCGGCGCCGGCACATTGCGCATGGCTTCCTTCGCGACGATGGCATGGGTGATCCCCAAGCGTCTGGCCTCGTTGAGTCGCTGCCCGAGGTTGGGGACGTTGCGGACTTCGCCGGACAGACTGATCTCACCGATGCCGACGAACTTCGTCCACATCGGTCTGCCCAGCGCCGCCGAGGCCAGGGACAGGCAGATGGCGAGGTCGCTGGCCGGTTCCGTCAGCTTCGCTCCGCCGACGGTGGCGGCGAAGACATCCGATTTGGCCAGCTGGACGCCGGGGATGTTCTGGCTGAGTACGGCCAGCATCATCGCCACTCGAGAGGAATCGACTCCGGAGACGGACCGCCGTGACTGACCCCCGGCTGACTCGGTGATGAGAGACTGCACCTCGACGAGCAGTGGACGCTTGCCTTCCTGCGTCACGGTCAGGCAGGTGCCCGGCGGGTTCGATCCGCTGCGGGAGAGGAAGAGACCGGAGGGGTCTTCGAGACTCTTGATCCCGTTCTCCTCCATGTCGAAGCAACCGACGTCGTCGGTGGGACCGAAGCGGTTCTTGACCGCTCTGAGCATGCGCAGACGCGAATGCTTTTCGCCTTCGAAAGTGCACACGACGTCGACGAGGTGCTCGAGCAGACGGGGACCGGCGATCGTGCCGTCCTTCGTGATGTGGCCGACGAGCACCGTGGGCAGCGATCTGGACTTCGCCTCCCTGATGAGCGCCGCCGCGACCTCCCGGACCTGGGTGACGCCTCCGGGAACTCCCTCGACCTCCGAGGACGCGAGCGTCTGGATGGAATCGACGATGAGCAGTTCGGGCGCCTCGGCCTCGATCATGCCCAGCACCGAACCGAGATCGGTCTCCGCGGCCAGCAGCAGCGAGTCTTCGAGGGCGTTGATCCGCTCGGCGCGGAGGCGGACCTGACCGGCAGATTCCTCACCGGTGACATAGAGGACCTTGGTGCCGAACTTCGCGATGCGGGCGGCCACGTCGAGCAGCAGCGTCGACTTGCCGACGCCCGGTTCTCCGGAGAGGAGGACGACGGCGCCGGGGACGATTCCGCCGCCGAGCACCCTGTCGAACTCGCTGACGAAGGTTGATCGTGCCTGTGCTTGGGAGGAGTCGACCTCGTTGATCGATTTCGCTCCCGAGGACTTCTTGACCTTGGTCTTCACCTTCGAAGCATTCGCGCCCTTCTCCTCGAGGGTGCCCCAAGCCTGGCATTCGGGGCAGCGCCCCAGCCATTTGACGGTCGAATAGCCGCATTCGGTGCAGGTGAATGACATACCGCAATTCTGGCACGAAGGGCTGACACGGGGCGCCAGGATGGTTCAGAGGTTCGGAGGTTCAGAGTCGCTTCTCGACGAGCACCGTGTCCCGCCACCGGCCTGTGAAGGGGCCATGGGACATCAGACCGATGCGTTCGCGATGTCCGACCACCCGGAATCCGGCTCGTTCGTGCATGCGCAGACTCGCGGTGTTTTCGGGGAAGATCGACGCTTGTAGAGTCCAGAATCCGTTGTCGAGGGCGCGTTTCGACAGAGCGGAGAGCAGCGTCGTGCCGACACCTCGGCCGGTGGCGGTCGTAGCGACGTAGACGGAGTGCTCAAGGACGCCGCGATAGACCTTGCGGTCCGAGGTCGGGGCGGCGGTGGCCCAACCGGTCACCACTCCGTCGGGCGCTGTGTCGTCGGGTCGCGTGGCGACGAGGCAGAGTTCGGGGATGTGGGCAGCGAAGAACTCTTCGCGACTCGGCGGGGCGGTGGCGAACGTGGCGTTGCCGCCGGCGATGCCCTCGGCGTAGATTTCCGCGACCGCAGGCCAGTCGTCAGCCGCCATCGTTCTGATCGTCATTGCCGATCAAGGCCTGCTGTGTCCGCGCCGAACAGTCGCATCAGGACCGTCAGTCGAGTGTGGTGAGGATTCGGGGCCCGTCCTCGGTGATGGCGATCGTGTTCTCCGAGTGCGCGCCGTTCGACCCGTCGGCCAGGCGTAGAGTCCAGCCGTCCTTGTCGACGGTGAGCTTCTTCGAGGTGAAGGACCACCAGGGCTCGATGGCCAGGGTGAGGCCCGGCTTGAGGACGAGTCCGCGACCGCCCTTGCCGCGGTTGGCCACGTGCGGGTCCTCGTGCATCGTGTGACCGAGTCCGTGGCCGCCGAAGTCGAGGTTGACCGGGATGCGCTGTTCATCGGCGACGTCTCCGATGGCCTTCGAGATGTCGCCGAGGCGGTTCCCTGCCTGGGCGGCGTTGATGCCGGCCTCCAGCCCGTTCCAGGTGGAGTCGATGAGTCGCTGATCCTCGTCGCTGCCGTTTCCGACGACGACGGAGCGTGCTGCGTCGGCGACCCAGCCGTCGATGGATACGGCGAAGTCGAGCGTGAGCAGGTCGCCGTCCTTGAGGACGTAGCTGTGCGGCTTGCCATGGAGGACGCCGTCATTGACCGACAGGCAGATGACGTTGCGGAACGGGCCTTCTCCGAAGGACGGAGCATAGTCCCAGTAGCAGGACTTGGCTCCGGCGTCCTCGATGAGCTTCCGGGCGCGCTTCTCCAGGTGCATGATGTCCATGCCGGGTTCCGCGATCTCAGACAGTTCGGCCAGAGTCTTGGCGACGAATCGGCCGGTCACCGCCATCTTGTCGATCTCGGCGGGTGTCTTCAGCTCAATCACGGGGTCTCCTTCGGCGATGCGCGAGGTATCTGCAGTGCGCGAGTGGGCACTGGTGCGCGCCGATTCAACGGTGCGCGGGGCAGCCGACAACGCGCGTTTCACTATCGATTCTAGTCGCAGTCGCCCTTGACATCGCGATCCGGGGTACATCCGTGACGAACCAGACAGGCGCGAGTGCCCAGGGGGCTCGCGGCGCTCTTCGGGCTCGTGGCGCTCTCGTTCAGGTGCGCGACGCTCGTTCAAGCGTCCACGCACGCACTGAGCCTCCCGCGAGCTCGTTCAAGGGTCAGCGACAACTGTCGAATCGTCGTCGGTTCGATATCCGCGCTAACCCTTGAGCGAGGAGAAGCCGTCGGCCTACAGAGCTCCGAAAGTGTAAGGAAGCTTGTGAATGAGGGTGTGCGCGCGTAGGGTGCGGGGCATGAGGAACATCATTACGGCGTTCTGTGTCGGCATGAGCCTCGCGGGCTCGGTGCTCTCAGGCGAAGAGGATCTCCGTACCGGCGGACCCTGGGTCCTCACACTCATCGTGTTCCCCGCGTGCGCTTTGATCTGTCTGGCAACGCTGCTGCGGGACCACAGAAAACGATTCTCAGCCGCTGACCGAGGCTCGGACTCCTCGGCATCGAACTCCTCGGCATCGAACTCTTCGGTGTCGGGCACCTCGGTGTCGGCTGATCAGGGTCGAGGGAGCGCAGTACACCTCAACTGAGGTGGCTGTGTTGCCTCTTCGGTCGAGCGACCAGCCAGCAGATCGGCCCGATGAGCGGGAGCAGGAAGGCGATGATCACCCACGAGACTGACTGGGCCCCACCAGCTCGGGCTCAAGCACTCGTTCGAGGGCTCGCGACGTTCGTTCAAGGGTCAGCAGCAAATATCGAGTCGTCGACGGTTCGACATTCGCGTCAACTCTTGAACGATGTGGGAAGTGGCTGGCGGAGCGGCGCGCCATGCAGCCGGTAGTTGGTGAAACGCCGCGGGCGGCGGCTGGCGGAACAGCGCGCGAGGCGGCGGCTGGCGGGATGGCCCCGACCTGCGGGAGGACGCGCGACTACCCGTGCCGTCCCGCCGAGCAATTTGACTCGCGTCTCAGAGGAACTCGACGCCCTGGGCCAGCGGCAGTTCGCCCGAGTAGTTGATCGTGTTCGTAGCCTGCCGCATGTACGCCTTCCACGAATCGGTGCCCGACTCACGGCCGCCGCCGGTCTCCTTCTCGCCACCGAAGGCCCCGCCGATCTCCGCACCCGAGGTGCCGATATTGACGTTGGCGATGCCGCAGTCCGACCGGGCCAGGAACCTCTCGGACTCCGCGAGCTCCGAGGTGAAGATCGCCGAGGACAGTCCCTGCGGCACGTCGTTGTGGATCTCGAGCGCCTCATCGAGGTCCGAATAGGTCACGACATAGAGGATCGGAGCGAAGGTCTCATCCTTCATCACCGCGGTCTGCCCTGGCATGCGCACGACAGCCGGTTCGACATAGTGCGCGTCGGGACGCTCGTCGGCCAACACCCGGCCGCCGCCGCACAGCACCGTGCCGCCCTCGGACTCGGCCTGCTTGAGTGCCGAATGCATCGCCTCGTACGATCCTTCGTTGATGAGCGGTCCCACGAGCACCCCGTCATCAGTCGGCGAGCCGATGCTCAGCGTCCGATACGCCGCGACGACCTTGTCGACGAAGTCATCGGCGATCGACTCGTGCACGATGAGCCTGCGCAACGTCGTGCAGCGCTGACCGGCGGTGCCGGCGGCCGCGAAGACGACCCCGCGCAGAGCCAGATCGATGTCCGCGCTCGGGGCCACGATCGCGGCATTGTTGCCGCCGAGTTCGAGCAGGATCCGGCCGAAGCGCTCGGCCACCAGGGGGCCGACCTCGCGCCCCATCCGCACCGAACCGGTCGCCGAGACCAAGGCCACGCGCTCGTCGCGGACCATGACGTCACCGATGTCCCGGCCACCGATGAGGATGGGTGCGAGATTCTCCGGCGCCCCCACCTCGGCGGCGGCCTGAGCCAACAGGGACTGTGCCCCGAGGGCGGCGAGGACCGCGTTCTCCGAAGGCTTCCACACCACCGCGTCACCGGCGACGAGCGCCAGCGCGGTGTTCCACGAGTACACGGCCACGGGGAAATTGAACGCCGAAATCACCCCGACGACGCCGAGCGGATGCCACGTCTCCATGAGCCGGTGACCAGGACGTTCACTGGGCATGGTCCTGCCCCACAGCTGCCGGGACTGACCGAGTGCGAATTCGCAGATATCGATCATCTCCTGCACTTCGCCCGCGGCCTCCGATGGAGTCTTGCCGGCCTCGACGGTGATGATCTTCGCCAGCTCCTCCTTGTGCTCGCCGAGCAGGTGACCCCAGCGCTGAACCAGCTGACCGCGCACGGGAGCGGGCACATCGCGCCACGCCTCGAAGGCCCTCTGTGCCGCCGCGATCTTGTCCGCAGTGGTCTCCGCAGTGTCCGCGGCGATCGTGCCGAGGTCCTGTCCGGTGATGGGGGAGCGGGCAGGCAGGTTCGCCGAGGCGGCCGAACCCTTGAGCGCGTCAGCGCTGACTCCGCAGGCGCTGAGCCCCGCGGTGAGGAGGTCGGTGATGGTCTGGTCGGTGGGCAGTGCGGTCATGGTGATCCTTTCGTCGTCTTCTGCGTCGATCGGCCCTTCGGCCGGTCGGTGGTGGTCTGTCGTTTCTGGGGCGGTCGAGTGGGCGAGGGTGAGTGCGTGCCGGTCAGATCACGTTGAGCTCCTTGCGCAGGCCGGTGGTCGCGAAGCGACGTTTGTCCATGGGGGAGACGTCGATGAAGGGTTCGCGTCCGGTCATGAGGTCGGCGACGACTTCTCCGACGGCCGGACCCATGAGGAATCCGTGCCCGGAGAAGCCGCAGGCATAGAAGAACCCCGGCAGTTCCTCGGCCTCGCCGATAAGGGCGTTGTGGTCCGGTGTCATCTCGTACAGACCGGCCCAGCCGCGCTTCGCCTCGATATCGCCGAGCTCCGGGGTGCGGGCCTCGATGTGTTCGGCCAGGGTGGCCAGCCAATTCGGATCCCGTTTGTCATTGAAGGACCAGTCGTCTGCCTCATCGGGGCAGCCGAAGAGCAGACCTGCTCCTTCCGGGTGGACGTAGTAGCTGGTCGTGAAGTCGATGGTGAAAGGCATCCTCGTCGTATCGAAGTCGACGGGTTCGGAGACCATGATCTCCCGCCGCAGCGGTCGGACCGGCAGGTCGACTCCGGCCAGCTCGCCGATGAGCCCGGACCAGGCTCCGGCCGCAGTCACGACCTGTGAGCAGGAGATGGTGCCGCGGTCCGTGATCACCGAGGTGACCCGACGATCGGTGCCGTTCCCGCTCCCAGTGTCGTCGCCGACCTCGAAGCCGGTGACCTCGCAGGATCTGAGCACTCGCACCCCGCGCTGACGGGCGGCGCTGATGTACCCGGACACGACCGCCTCAGGGGTGCAGTGACCGTCACCGGGGTTGAAAGCCCCGGCCACGAGGCCATCGGTGTTCACATACGGGGCCAGTTCGGTCACCTCGGCGACGGTGAGCATCCGCGAATCGAGTCCCATCCGCTGCTGCAGGGCCACATTGGCGGCGAACGCCTCGGCTGATTCCTCGGAATCGAGGAGGAAGAGGTATCCGTTGCGCACAAGGCCGATGTCGATGCCGAAGTCGGCTTCGAAGGTCGCGAGCACCTCGAGCCCGCGGGCCGCCAGCGCGATGTTGACCTCGTCGGAGAACTGGCATCGCACACCGCCGGCGGCCTTCGATGTTGAGCCGGAGCCGGGGGTGTCGCGTTCGACGATGACGATGTCCTCGACGCCGCGTTCGGCCAGGTGAAAGGCGATGGACGCGCCCATCACCCCGGCGCCGATGATGACGACCGAGGCGGTGGCGGGGAACGTGTCTTCGGCAGTGCTCGGGGTTGACGGGGTTTCCATGAAGCACCTCGCTTTCTGCGACTGTGGCGACCATCATCGGTAGCCACGGCCGCGGAAGATGCCGACAGTGGTGTCGGCGAACTGTGTTGTGCCTCCATTGTGCTGGCGCTCACAGTTAAGGACAAGGGAGAGTTTGTGAACACTCTGTTCAGTGTTCCTAAAGACGGATACGATGCCTCCATGACCTGGACACTCGGGCAGCTGCGCACCTTCGTCACCGT includes the following:
- a CDS encoding NAD(P)/FAD-dependent oxidoreductase — encoded protein: METPSTPSTAEDTFPATASVVIIGAGVMGASIAFHLAERGVEDIVIVERDTPGSGSTSKAAGGVRCQFSDEVNIALAARGLEVLATFEADFGIDIGLVRNGYLFLLDSEESAEAFAANVALQQRMGLDSRMLTVAEVTELAPYVNTDGLVAGAFNPGDGHCTPEAVVSGYISAARQRGVRVLRSCEVTGFEVGDDTGSGNGTDRRVTSVITDRGTISCSQVVTAAGAWSGLIGELAGVDLPVRPLRREIMVSEPVDFDTTRMPFTIDFTTSYYVHPEGAGLLFGCPDEADDWSFNDKRDPNWLATLAEHIEARTPELGDIEAKRGWAGLYEMTPDHNALIGEAEELPGFFYACGFSGHGFLMGPAVGEVVADLMTGREPFIDVSPMDKRRFATTGLRKELNVI
- a CDS encoding amino-acid N-acetyltransferase, which produces MSSSDAGFDHEQISADHHHKHELPGGLYLRRARTSDVKGIEALVAPLAAERILLAKDTVTYFESLQEFWLVVDPQPDGSEVLAGCGALHIIWSDLAEARTVATSPDYRGRGVGKAIIRQLLTDAREIGVDRVFCLTFETGFFGSLGFEPIKGIPVSPEVYVELLHSTDEGVAEFLDLARVKPNTLGNSRMIRYL
- the radA gene encoding DNA repair protein RadA, with protein sequence MSFTCTECGYSTVKWLGRCPECQAWGTLEEKGANASKVKTKVKKSSGAKSINEVDSSQAQARSTFVSEFDRVLGGGIVPGAVVLLSGEPGVGKSTLLLDVAARIAKFGTKVLYVTGEESAGQVRLRAERINALEDSLLLAAETDLGSVLGMIEAEAPELLIVDSIQTLASSEVEGVPGGVTQVREVAAALIREAKSRSLPTVLVGHITKDGTIAGPRLLEHLVDVVCTFEGEKHSRLRMLRAVKNRFGPTDDVGCFDMEENGIKSLEDPSGLFLSRSGSNPPGTCLTVTQEGKRPLLVEVQSLITESAGGQSRRSVSGVDSSRVAMMLAVLSQNIPGVQLAKSDVFAATVGGAKLTEPASDLAICLSLASAALGRPMWTKFVGIGEISLSGEVRNVPNLGQRLNEARRLGITHAIVAKEAMRNVPAPDNMKIKECEHIAEAVQVLLKTA
- the amaB gene encoding L-piperidine-6-carboxylate dehydrogenase; this encodes MTALPTDQTITDLLTAGLSACGVSADALKGSAASANLPARSPITGQDLGTIAADTAETTADKIAAAQRAFEAWRDVPAPVRGQLVQRWGHLLGEHKEELAKIITVEAGKTPSEAAGEVQEMIDICEFALGQSRQLWGRTMPSERPGHRLMETWHPLGVVGVISAFNFPVAVYSWNTALALVAGDAVVWKPSENAVLAALGAQSLLAQAAAEVGAPENLAPILIGGRDIGDVMVRDERVALVSATGSVRMGREVGPLVAERFGRILLELGGNNAAIVAPSADIDLALRGVVFAAAGTAGQRCTTLRRLIVHESIADDFVDKVVAAYRTLSIGSPTDDGVLVGPLINEGSYEAMHSALKQAESEGGTVLCGGGRVLADERPDAHYVEPAVVRMPGQTAVMKDETFAPILYVVTYSDLDEALEIHNDVPQGLSSAIFTSELAESERFLARSDCGIANVNIGTSGAEIGGAFGGEKETGGGRESGTDSWKAYMRQATNTINYSGELPLAQGVEFL
- a CDS encoding GNAT family N-acetyltransferase, which gives rise to MTIRTMAADDWPAVAEIYAEGIAGGNATFATAPPSREEFFAAHIPELCLVATRPDDTAPDGVVTGWATAAPTSDRKVYRGVLEHSVYVATTATGRGVGTTLLSALSKRALDNGFWTLQASIFPENTASLRMHERAGFRVVGHRERIGLMSHGPFTGRWRDTVLVEKRL
- the map gene encoding type I methionyl aminopeptidase, whose amino-acid sequence is MIELKTPAEIDKMAVTGRFVAKTLAELSEIAEPGMDIMHLEKRARKLIEDAGAKSCYWDYAPSFGEGPFRNVICLSVNDGVLHGKPHSYVLKDGDLLTLDFAVSIDGWVADAARSVVVGNGSDEDQRLIDSTWNGLEAGINAAQAGNRLGDISKAIGDVADEQRIPVNLDFGGHGLGHTMHEDPHVANRGKGGRGLVLKPGLTLAIEPWWSFTSKKLTVDKDGWTLRLADGSNGAHSENTIAITEDGPRILTTLD
- a CDS encoding ATP-dependent Clp protease ATP-binding subunit, with product MFERFTDRARRVVVLAQEEAKLLKHNYIGTEHILLGLIHEGEGLAAKALEGMDISLEQVRDQVQEIIGQGQQAPSGHIPFTPRAKKVLELSLREALQLGHSYIGTEHILLGLIREGEGVAAQVLVKLGADLGRVRQEVIKLLSGYQGKEPVSAGGREEGAPSGSLVLDQFGTNLTAAAREAKLDPVIGRHEQMQRVMQILSRRTKNNPVLIGEPGVGKTAVVEGLAQAIVNGDVPEILTDKQLYTLDLGSLVAGSRYRGDFEERLKKVLKEIRTRGDIILFIDEIHTLVGAGAAEGAIDAASILKPMLARGELQTIGATTLDEYRKHIEKDAALERRFQPIQVPEPSLAHSIEILKGLRDKYEAHHKVTVTDGALAAAVNMSDRYINDRYLPDKAIDLIDEAGAKLRISRLSVPQEVRDLEEKILEARHRKEAAIDAQDFELAASERDSEMKLVKEKEEQTEAWRKSGTDTSKVVDADLIAEVLASATGIPIFKLTEEESSRLLRMEDELHKRVIGQNDAVKSISRAIRRTRAGLKDPKRPSGSFIFAGPTGVGKTELAKALAEFLFGDEDSLISLDMSEYSEKHTVSRLFGSPPGYVGYEEGGQLTEKVRRKPFSVVLFDEVEKAHSDIFNSLLQILEDGRLTDSQGREVDFKNTIIIMTTNLGTRDVSSGLQLGFQVEGDTKTNYDRMKQRVNEELKQHFRPEFLNRVDDTIVFPQLSKEEIIKIVDLFLERLDTRLADQGMKVEVSDEAKTLLAERGYDPVLGARPLRRTIQLEIEDTLSEKILFKEIGRGQTIKVDVKGEGKDAEFTFEGAETESLKPEDDEAGELAGAGSASSGGSSETSA
- a CDS encoding VOC family protein; its protein translation is MTTTVFPALRTSDAQATISLLLTLGFTERLLVRNEDDPTVVEHAEFALGDTGGIMIGSVRNDGSALDAVGGSSIYVVVDTEREVDRLYQEIVDMGHAIVRPVATQEHGGREFDFRDHDGNSWGVGSYRGA
- a CDS encoding A/G-specific adenine glycosylase; its protein translation is MTHRVSPESTPSTSDSPFPEVAEPVLRRVQSTIISWFESAARDLPWRHPETSAWAVLVSEIMSQQTPVSRVEPRWREWMSAWPTPADLAAAPTAEVLQRWDRLGYPRRALRLQEAARVIAEEKGNTVPDTAEELEGLPGIGSYTAAAVASFAHGRKTTVLDTNVRRVLIRLFAGRERPATSPSRKETVWASGFVPEHDHVQWNAGVMEFGALVCTARKPDCAACPLQDLCTWYQLGRPASATKPKTQKWAGTDRQLRGAIMDVLKTGHAAGAEQPGIDIDLFTTSVTALDPDLFDALNEPTAAALARVRELSTDAERISRLIGDLVTDGLAQRNGHGLRLPSR